The Salvelinus alpinus chromosome 28, SLU_Salpinus.1, whole genome shotgun sequence genome includes a window with the following:
- the LOC139557911 gene encoding neuropeptides B/W receptor type 2-like yields MENISFANTRSGAPVVCNESMDYYYLSATNRTDLNCTPQSELYFYADLYVVLPVIYSVICAVGLTGNTAVIYVILKAPKMKTVTNMFILNLAIADDLFTLVLPINIAEHLLHYWPFGEVLCKIILSIDHYNIFSSIYFLTVMSVDRYLVVLATVRSKRMPYRTYRAAKIVSLCVWILVILIVMPFTVFAGVYISPDDSDRKSCVLSFPSPESLWFKASRIYTLILGFAIPVSTICILYTMMLYKLRNMRLNSNAKALDKAKKKVTIMVFIVLAVCLFCWTPFHLSTIVALTTDLRTTPLLIGLSYFITSLSYANSCLNPFLYAFLDDSFRKAFKKMLECRPAGM; encoded by the coding sequence ATGGAGAATATATCTTTCGCGAACACCCGCAGCGGAGCTCCGGTTGTGTGTAACGAATCCATGGACTACTATTATCTGAGCGCGACCAACCGGACAGATCTGAACTGCACGCCGCAATCAGAGCTATACTTTTACGCTGACCTCTACGTGGTCCTGCCGGTGATATATTCTGTGATATGCGCCGTGGGGTTAACGGGGAACACGGCGGTTATCTACGTTATCCTCAAAGCGCCCAAAATGAAAACCGTGACCAATATGTTTATCCTAAACTTGGCGATAGCCGACGACCTGTTTACCCTGGTCCTACCCATCAACATCGCCGAGCACCTGCTCCACTACTGGCCCTTTGGAGAGGTGCTGTGTAAGATCATTCTGAGCATAGACCACTACAACATATTTTCCAGTATCTACTTCCTGACGGTCATGAGTGTGGACCGTTATCTGGTCGTCCTGGCGACGGTGCGTTCCAAGCGCATGCCCTACCGTACCTACCGCGCGGCCAAGATAGTGAGCCTGTGCGTCTGGATCCTCGTGATTCTAATCGTAATGCCGTTCACGGTATTCGCTGGGGTCTACATCAGTCCGGACGACTCGGACCGGAAAAGCTGCGTCCTCAGCTTCCCGAGCCCGGAGAGTTTGTGGTTCAAGGCGAGCCGGATATACACACTGATCCTCGGCTTCGCCATCCCGGTGTCGACCATCTGTATTCTCTACACCATGATGCTGTACAAACTACGGAACATGCGCCTCAACTCCAACGCCAAGGCTCTGGACAAAGCTAAAAAGAAAGTCACTATTATGGTGTTTATAGTTCTagcggtgtgtctgttctgttgGACCCCGTTTCACCTCAGCACCATAGTGGCTCTCACCACCGACCTGAGGACCACTCCGCTGCTCATCGGGTTGTCCTACTTCATCACCAGCCTCAGCTACGCCAACTCTTGTCTGAACCCTTTTCTTTATGCCTTCCTGGATGACAGCTTCAGGAAAGCGTTCAAGAAGATGCTAGAATGTAGACCGGCAGGAATGTAG